ACTGCTTCAGGCGGTTGATGCACCGTTCGACGGTGTTGCGCTGCTTGTAGGTCTCGCGGTCGAACGCTGGCCGTCTCCCGCCCCGGCTGCCCCTCCGCAGCCGATGGCCACGTCTATCTGCTGGCACGGGGATCACCGCGCGGATGCCGCGCTTGCTCAGGTGATCGCGGATCGCGCGGGAGGGAATACGCCTTGTCGGCCATGACTACGTCAGGCCTGGTTCGAGGCGGTCCGCGGCGACGCGGTACACGTAGGCCGGCCATGACGTCCATGAAGGTGGGTGCGTCGCCCGCTTGACCGTTGGTCAGGACAAACACAAGGGGACGACAGCGGCCGTCGGCAGCAAGATGGCTTCGTTGTAAGTCCCCCGCGCGACCGGCCGATGGCGTGGTCGTGCGGCTCGGCCGCCGGGGCCCCTTTTTGCGGGCCCCGGCGGCGTGCTGATGAGCGCGCACGATTGTTGGGTCCACCAAGACGACCCAGTCAAGCTCCTTGTCGGCGTGGGCCTGGGCCATCAGCGCCGTGAACACCCGCTCCCAAGTGCCATCGACGGCCCACATCCGCAGTCGGTTGTAGACGCCTCGCCAGTTCCCGTAACTTCTCCGGCAGTTGGACCCACTGCGTTCCCGTCCGGAACTTGAAGGCGATCGCGTCGATCACCTCACGGTGATCCCGCCAACGGCCACCCCTCTTCGGCGTCCGGTCCGGAAGTAACGGCTCGATCCGCGCCCACTGGGCGTCAGCCAGCGACATGCCCAGATCAACGTCCCACTGATCCAAACGAAACTGCCTGGGTGACCCGCTGTCACATTCTCGGCCATGTGACTCCCCCTCCAACTAACCGCGAGTGGGAATCCGAGCTGGCCAGAGATCCGTTCCCGGCTGTCCCCGCTGGTCCACGAGCACATCAACTTCCACGGCCGCTGTCCGATCGTCCGCAGCCACGGCGACGGGCCCTGCAGGAACCGAACGCCAGCGAGGAATGGGACGCAAGCGACTTTGGTGCCGCCCCGCAGGGAGAGGGCGGCACCAAGGCCGTAGCCCATCGTGGTGTTGACGTTGGCGTGGCCGGCGATGGCCTGCGCGATGTGAGGCGGGAGGCCGGAGCAGACGGCATCGGAGATGAACAGGCGCCGGAAGTCGTGGGGGAAGTCCAGAGGTTCGCCGGTCGAGTCGGTGCGGCCGAAGAAGGTGAGAACCTCGCCAAGCGCTCTGCGAATGAGTCCGCCGCTCATGCGGGAGTCTTCACCGCTGCGGTCCGACTGGCACAGCAGGGGGACGATCTCTCTCGCCGGTGGTGGGTAGCCGGTACGGATCATGGCCATTCGAGACCGGGGCACCATGTACCGCATGACAACGATCCGAAACGTCCATGCCGCGTAGACGGCCAGGACACATCCGCGTCGGCGCCCCCGCCAGCCACCGGACGACGAGTGTAAGGCCAGTCATCGACGGTCTGTCTTCGCGTGCACTGTCCGAGATCTTCCGTCTCGAGCACACCCGCAACTATCTGCAGCCAGGCGACGTCAGCGCGGCTTTGGGCCTGTGGAAGGACTACGTCCACCAGCCCAAGCGTGATCTGTGGCATGACTACGAGTGGGGCAATGTGCACTGGTACTGCTGCGGCAGCCCTCTCGAAGCCCGAGTCCTCCTCGACACCGTGATGCAGGCCGTATCCCCAAGAAGCGCCCGCGAACTTCGAAAGATCGTCAGCCGGTCAGACGCCATCTGGAATCTTCCGTCCCCGCCCTACGATGCGGACGGAAGATAAAGGACGAGCTCAGTAGGTATTTTTTTTACCCAGGTCGACTGAAAGATCCCGAAGGTCGCCTCCGCCCGTGCGGCAGACGAATTGGGTTGCAGTGGCCCGGTGAGCCCGGTGAGGTATCCCCATGGACGGTGCCACACAGCAGGTGCGACGGGCGAGGTCAGGAAAAGGCCGCATGGTCGCGCCACGACCGGCTCCATGGCACGGGCTGGCGGTGCTCGTTGCCCTGATGCTGGCCGCCTTCACCTTCAACACTGCGGAGAACCTGCCGATCGGCCTCCTGGAAGTCATCTCCGAAAGCCTGCGGGTGTCAGTGTCGGCGGTCGGTCTTCTGGTCACCGGCTATGGCGTGACAGTGGCCGTCGCGTCTCTGCCGCTCGCCCACGCCATGCGGGCAGTGCCCCGACGCCACGTGCTCACGGGCCTCCTGGCCGCGCTGGTCGTGTCCAGTCTCATTGCCGCGCTGGCGTCCTCATATTGGTTGCTTCTCGCGGCAAGACTGCTGACAGCGCTTGCTCAAGCGCTGTTCTGGGCCGTGATGAGCCCGGTCGCGGTGGGCCTGTTCGCGCCCGCGGTACGTGGGCGTGTGATCGGGGCACTGTCCGTCGCCGGTTCGCTCGCCCTCGTGCTCGGTGTGCCCGCCGGGACCTGGCTGGGCCGGCAGAGTGACTGGCAGGTGCCAGTCGCCATGCTTGCGGGTCTGGGGATCATCTCCCTGGTGACGATCGCCGTTCTGCTGCCGACCTCACGTCCGGAAGAAGAACACGCCGCCTACGGCATCAGCCCCGATGCCCGCCGCTTCGGGATCGTGCTGGCGGTCGGATCCTTGTCCGCTACTGGGGCTTTCACGGGATATACCTACATCGCGAAGTTCCTGAGCGACGTGAGCGGATTTCCTCCAGGCACGGTCAGTACCCTGTTCATGGCCTTCGGCGTTGCGTGTCTGGCCGGGGTGAGCATCACCGGGGCTCTGCTGGATCGCTTTCCGCATGCCGCGCTGACCACTGCCGTAGCCACTCAGGCAGTGGGCATGCTCGGCCTGTACGCGGCCGGCACCGATCCGGTGGCGGTGGTGGTGTTCCTGGTGCTGATGGGCGGTGCACTCGGGCCAGTGTTCATGGCCACCCAGAACGCGATGCTGCATTGTGCTCCGCAGCGCACGGATATCGCGCTCGCAGCGAACTCCGGCGCCTACAACGCTGGTATCGCGGCGGGCGCCGCGCTCGGGGCACTCGTACTGCCGCTCGCCGACGTGCGGGGCACCTTCCTCGTCGGCGGCCTGTTTTCTGTCGCAGCCTGTGCGGTGCTACTCGGTGCACGGCTGCTGCGTCAACGACCTGAATCCGCCGAGTAGCCCCCCTCCGACGACAGGCTGCGGGTGGCTTCCTTGCCGAGTGACTGTGCGGCCTTTGCGGGTCAGGCGTCGGTCATCCCGTGATGAGTGCCCAGTTCAGGTGGGCTTCGCAGTGTTGCGGGAGGCGCTGTCCCTGCTGATCGCCAACAAGGGCGCGATCGGACAGCTGATCCCCAACGCTGCCGACCGCGTCGTGAAAGTGGAGAACAGGGGATCTGAGCCGGACTGGGTCGAGATCCTCACCTGCCGAGGCGCATAGGGCCCCGCCGTTCGGCACTCCGGCGGGTGGGGACCGGCCGCACGCCGGGCCCCGCCCTGTGCGGCCATGGGGAGCGCCGCCCGGTCACGGGGTGGGCCAGGAGCCGCTGGTGAGCCAGCGGCAGGCGGTGATCAGCGCGGCAGCGTGTTGCTCCTCGGTCCGCCGTCGCCCCTTCGAGTCGGCCTCACCGACGGACACCGGCGGGATCAGCCACTTCTCCGTCTGACCGGGACGCGGCGCCCGAACCGGGCCCGAACCCCCTGACGATGAGCCACCCGGCCAGCCCCAGCTCCCAGGCGAACACCGGGAGCGCGGCGGCCGATCCCGCCACGGAGACCTGCGCGTAGGCCCCGAACATCACGGCGACGCCGGAGGCGCAGATCAGCGGCCCGCCGACCAGCCCGAGCACGGCGATGAAGCGCGGCACGAGCCGTGCGCGGTACGCCAGGTACGCGAGCAGGACGGTGTTCAGGCCGAGGGCGAGGTTGGGCCCGAGCAGGAACGTCCAGTCGTGCACGGCCGCCAGCGCGACGTCGGCGCCGTCCACGGCCCCCGCGTCCCGCCGCAGGGTGACGAGCGCCAGGACGGCGACGATCCCGAGGGCGATGACGGCCGCCTCCAACAGCCGCCCGAAGGCGTACCCGAGCGCGAGCCCCTCGCCGTGGCGCCGCAGGACGGGGAACAGCGCCGCCCCGGTACCGGCCACCGCCACCACCAGCACCACCTCGCAGAGCACCCCGAGCAGCGCCCGCGTGTCGGCGCCCTGCACGAGCAGGCCGTTGTCCGCGCCCAACAAGGGGCGGTACAGAACCGCTCCCGCTATCGCGGCGGCCTCGGTCAGCAGGAACAGCGACCCGGCGGCCACCGCGGTTCTCCGGTCCGGACTCATCTACTCGGTACCCCTCGCTCGACGGAGGTGTACGCCGTACACCTGGCGGCGAGCATAGGTGTACGACGTACACTCGTCAAGGAGAGGGCGCTGTCGACAAGGAAAGGGGCCGAACCGGAATGACCCCGGAGAAAGCCACGCACACGCAACGGATCCCCCTGAACAGGGAGCGTGTCCTGCGCGCCGCCGTCGCGCTCGCCGACGCCACCGGCATCGACGCGCTCAGCATGCGCAGGCTCGCGCAGGAGCTGGACGTCGTACCGATGGCCCTCTACAAGCACGTGGCCAACAAGGAGGAGTTGCTCGACGGCATGGCCGACGCCGTCGTCGGCGAGATCGACCCGCCGGCCGCGAGCCCCGACTGGCAGCGCGTGGTCCGCGGGCGGATCCTCTCGGCTCGGCGGGTCCTGCTGCGCCACCCCTGGGCGGCCCGGGTCATCGAGTCGCGGACCGGCCCCACCCCGGCCGTACTGGCGTACCTGGACTCGATGGCCGGGAGCTTCCGGGACGGCGGCCTCTCCGCCGACCTCACGCACCACGTCATGCACGCGATGGGCAGCCGCCTGCTCGGCTTCAGCCAGGAACTGTTCGACACCTCGGGCCCCTCCGGCCCGCCGGACCCCGAGCTGGCGGCGCGCTTCCCGCACATCGCGGAACTGGCCGCGACGGCCGCACACGACGGGGGCTCCACGGTCGGTGGCGGCTGCGACGACCAGTTCGAGTTCGAATTCGCCCTGGACCTCCTCCTGAACGGCTTCGAGAACCTCCGCCGCCAGGGCTGGACGTCCGCGCGAAAGGCGTAGCGGGTACTGGGGGGGCTGATTCAGCGTCAAACGAGGGAGGGAAGCCCAGCCGAGCCGGGGCCAGCGGTTGTGTGCCAGCCCGCGAATTACGAGCTGGCGCATGATTGGCGATGAGACGTCGAGCGTTGGTCGTCGATCACGGTTGCGGTGGGGAACGTGACGCGCGCAGCGATCACCAGCGCCCGGAGGATCACCGGCCTGTCAGCCGCCGTGATCGCCGAACCGGAAGGCGCCACGCCTGCAGAAGGCGACACCGGGTGTGGAGGTTTGACATGCAGCGTGGCGATCGACCTGAACGTCACGAGACCGGCCGATACTGCCGACCGCGTACGTACCTGGTGGCGCCAGGCGACGCCCCGCAGGGCACGTAGGAAGGCAGGGCCCGCCGCGGGCAGGGCCCGCCGCACAATTCGCCTGCCCCCCCCGGTCGCCCTGCCGTGGCCTTGGACTACGTGCCGGATTCGATGGAAGCAGCGAAGACGAACGAGTGAAATGCACTCTCGTCCTTGGCGGTGAAGTTCCCCTCGAATGCCAGAGGCCGAGGGCCACAACGCATCGAGCCCCCTCCTTCCGCTCCGGATCGCAGAGTTCGATCCGTGTTCGCCGATCGCTGAGACCCTCCACTACTCGGTGATACCGTATAGTGGTACTCAGTAGCACGCAGTACCAAGGGGCCCTGAGGAGGATTCGCAATGGACGACCTGACGGAGATGCTGAAGGGCACGCTCGAAGGGTGCGTGCTCGAAATCATCGGCAGCGAGGAAACCTACGGGTACGCCATCACCCGTCAGCTGAACGAGCTCGGCTTCGCCGACGTCGTCGAGGGGACGGTGTACACCATCTTGCTGCGACTGGAGAGAAAGAGACTCGTCCAGGTGACGAAGCGACCGTCAGAGGTCGGTCCGCCGCGCAAGTTCTACGCGCTCAACGACGCCGGGCGCGAGGAACTCGCGACTTTCTGGGCGAAATGGCAGTACGTCTCATCACGCATCGACAGGCTCAAGGAGGGCGGGAGATGAACTTCTGGGAGACCATCACAGGCAGCGATCTCACCAGGGAATGGAAGGCGTTCGACGCCCGGGCCGAGGCGCTGCCGGACAACTACCGGGCGGCGTGGGAAGAGATCAAGGGCCACCTCTTCCCTCACGGGAGCTTCACGGGCCGCAACCTGATGCCGATCCTCGACTCCGCCCTGGGACTGCTCGAAGAGACGGCGGCGGACGGGCAGAGCGTCCACGAGGTGCTCGGCGATGACATCCGAGGCTTTTGCACGGCTCTGGTCGGCGGAGAAGGGGCTCGAACCTATCGCGACCGGTGGCGTGAGCAGTTGAACAGGAACGTCGCAAGGAAACTGAGCCGGCTGGGAGGCTGACGTGAGCATCCAGGACATCGTCGAGGGCAAGAAGCAATGGCGGGCCCACATGGCTCGGGTCAAGGCGCTCCCACCGGACTACCTGATCGTCTACAAGGAGATGCAGAGGTATTTGTTCAAGGTCGGACCGATCGATCTTCCCGACGGGCCCCTACTCCCCGGGATCGTCGACTTCTTCGAGGAGGGCGCCGCCGCGGGCAAGGGGGTCCTGCAACTCATCGGCAACGACGTCGCCGCGTTCTGCGACGACCTGGTCAAGGACTCACGCACCTATGCGGATGTCTATCAGGAGTCCATCAGCGGGGGACCCGGCACGGCCGAGAAGTAACGTCCGCCGCCGCACGCCGGTGGGCGTATCCCGCGCGCGGCTCGTTCGCACAAGGCGCAGCGCGAACAGACGCGAGACCGGCCACCAGCAGCCGCCGAGATCCTGTCCACCGAGTGGTCGAGCAGGCCGGCGAGACCCGGCTCAGCCCTGCCAACGCCGGCAGCGCCCCGGCGAGCAGGTCTCCGGCGGCGGGCCGCTCGACACCATTTCCCAGGACGACGCGATACGCAGGCCGTAATCGTCCTCGCCCGCCGCCGAGTGAACGTCTTGTGGGCCCTGATCCGGGACCGGCGACGGCCACCGGGCCGGGACGTGGCGGTGGACGTACTACGGGAACTCCACCTCCGGAGCAAAGTCGTCGACCGGGGACTACGTCGCCGTGCAATAGGCGACGAGCGCGGACCAGTATCCCCTCGCAGAAGAGCCGTTCGGCCCCAGCACGGGCAGGCGCACTCGGGCTCCCACCGCTTCCACCGACGCTGAGTGCGGTGGACGCGGACCGACCACACGTTCGCGCAGTTCGTTGATCAGCTGTGCTCTACCCTGACGGAGCTTCGACCGTTCGAGCCAGGGGTGGGGATCCGTATGGCAACGCGCACAACCGATGACACCGGGCCGGGACGGGAGCGGCGGCTGTCGGGCCGTCAGGGAAGGGCCCTGCTCCGCCCCCTCCTCGCGGCCGTCACCGCGCTCCTCGTCGCCGGCCTCGCCGCGGGCTGCTCCGCCCTCGGGAGCTCGTTGCGGGTCGTCTGGGAGGCCCCGGTCGACAGCAACATCAGGGGCTACGGCAACGGCACGTGGCTGGTCGGTGACACGCTCGTCCACAGCCGGTATGACGCGGTCACCGCCTTCGACGCGTTGACGGGGAAGGGCCGCTGGGAGTACGCCCCACCCGGACAGGAGCACATCTGCGCCGCCAGCCGCCGGACGGCCGAGTCCGTCGTTCTGATCGCCCGGGGGAACATGACGGACGCGGGCTGCTCGACGGTCGCCGCGCTCGACCTCACGA
The Streptomyces sp. NBC_00234 DNA segment above includes these coding regions:
- a CDS encoding DUF1048 domain-containing protein, with product MSIQDIVEGKKQWRAHMARVKALPPDYLIVYKEMQRYLFKVGPIDLPDGPLLPGIVDFFEEGAAAGKGVLQLIGNDVAAFCDDLVKDSRTYADVYQESISGGPGTAEK
- a CDS encoding PadR family transcriptional regulator, which translates into the protein MDDLTEMLKGTLEGCVLEIIGSEETYGYAITRQLNELGFADVVEGTVYTILLRLERKRLVQVTKRPSEVGPPRKFYALNDAGREELATFWAKWQYVSSRIDRLKEGGR
- a CDS encoding MFS transporter, with the translated sequence MVAPRPAPWHGLAVLVALMLAAFTFNTAENLPIGLLEVISESLRVSVSAVGLLVTGYGVTVAVASLPLAHAMRAVPRRHVLTGLLAALVVSSLIAALASSYWLLLAARLLTALAQALFWAVMSPVAVGLFAPAVRGRVIGALSVAGSLALVLGVPAGTWLGRQSDWQVPVAMLAGLGIISLVTIAVLLPTSRPEEEHAAYGISPDARRFGIVLAVGSLSATGAFTGYTYIAKFLSDVSGFPPGTVSTLFMAFGVACLAGVSITGALLDRFPHAALTTAVATQAVGMLGLYAAGTDPVAVVVFLVLMGGALGPVFMATQNAMLHCAPQRTDIALAANSGAYNAGIAAGAALGALVLPLADVRGTFLVGGLFSVAACAVLLGARLLRQRPESAE
- a CDS encoding DUF1048 domain-containing protein, which produces MNFWETITGSDLTREWKAFDARAEALPDNYRAAWEEIKGHLFPHGSFTGRNLMPILDSALGLLEETAADGQSVHEVLGDDIRGFCTALVGGEGARTYRDRWREQLNRNVARKLSRLGG
- a CDS encoding DUF4386 domain-containing protein, with amino-acid sequence MSPDRRTAVAAGSLFLLTEAAAIAGAVLYRPLLGADNGLLVQGADTRALLGVLCEVVLVVAVAGTGAALFPVLRRHGEGLALGYAFGRLLEAAVIALGIVAVLALVTLRRDAGAVDGADVALAAVHDWTFLLGPNLALGLNTVLLAYLAYRARLVPRFIAVLGLVGGPLICASGVAVMFGAYAQVSVAGSAAALPVFAWELGLAGWLIVRGFGPGSGAASRSDGEVADPAGVRR
- a CDS encoding TetR/AcrR family transcriptional regulator C-terminal domain-containing protein, whose translation is MTPEKATHTQRIPLNRERVLRAAVALADATGIDALSMRRLAQELDVVPMALYKHVANKEELLDGMADAVVGEIDPPAASPDWQRVVRGRILSARRVLLRHPWAARVIESRTGPTPAVLAYLDSMAGSFRDGGLSADLTHHVMHAMGSRLLGFSQELFDTSGPSGPPDPELAARFPHIAELAATAAHDGGSTVGGGCDDQFEFEFALDLLLNGFENLRRQGWTSARKA